One Pseudomonas muyukensis DNA segment encodes these proteins:
- the gcvT gene encoding glycine cleavage system aminomethyltransferase GcvT has translation MSETLHKTPLHALHLELGARMVPFAGYDMPVQYPLGVLKEHLHTREQAGLFDVSHMGQIILRGSDAARALETLVPVDILDLPVGMQRYAMFTNAEGGILDDLMVANLGDDTLFLVVNAACKDQDLAHLRKHIGDRCEIQPLFEERALLALQGPAAVKVLERLAPEVASMTFMQLRPVSLLGNDCFVSRSGYTGEDGYEISVPAAAADTLARRLLAEPEVQPIGLGARDSLRLEAGLCLYGHDMDTTTTPIEASLLWAISKVRRADGARAGGFPGADTVFAQQQTGVARKRVGLLPQERTPVREGAQIVDQAGKVVGEVCSGGFGPTLGAPVTMGYVDSEHAALDTALFAVVRGKQVALKVSKMPFVAQRYYRG, from the coding sequence ATGTCCGAAACACTGCACAAGACCCCGCTGCACGCCCTGCATCTGGAACTGGGCGCGCGCATGGTGCCGTTCGCCGGCTACGACATGCCCGTGCAGTACCCGCTGGGCGTGCTCAAGGAACACCTGCACACCCGCGAGCAGGCTGGCCTGTTCGATGTCTCGCACATGGGCCAGATCATCCTGCGCGGCAGCGACGCCGCCCGCGCCCTGGAAACCCTGGTGCCGGTGGACATCCTCGACCTGCCGGTGGGCATGCAGCGCTACGCCATGTTCACCAACGCCGAGGGCGGCATCCTCGACGACCTGATGGTCGCCAACCTGGGTGACGACACGTTGTTCCTGGTGGTCAACGCCGCCTGCAAGGACCAGGACCTGGCCCACCTGCGCAAGCATATCGGTGATCGCTGCGAGATCCAGCCGCTGTTCGAGGAACGCGCCCTGCTCGCCCTGCAAGGCCCGGCGGCGGTCAAGGTGCTGGAGCGCCTGGCCCCGGAAGTGGCCAGCATGACGTTCATGCAGTTGCGCCCGGTCAGCCTGCTGGGCAACGATTGCTTCGTCAGCCGCTCGGGCTACACCGGCGAGGACGGCTACGAGATCTCGGTGCCGGCCGCCGCCGCCGACACCCTGGCCCGTCGCCTGCTGGCCGAGCCCGAGGTCCAGCCGATCGGCCTGGGCGCGCGCGACTCGCTGCGCCTGGAAGCCGGCCTGTGCCTGTACGGCCACGACATGGACACCACCACCACGCCGATCGAAGCCAGCCTGTTGTGGGCCATCTCCAAGGTGCGCCGCGCCGATGGCGCACGGGCCGGTGGCTTCCCAGGTGCCGATACCGTGTTTGCCCAACAACAGACCGGCGTGGCGCGCAAGCGCGTAGGCCTTCTGCCCCAGGAGCGCACGCCTGTGCGTGAGGGCGCGCAGATCGTCGACCAGGCGGGCAAGGTGGTCGGCGAAGTGTGCAGCGGCGGATTCGGCCCGACGCTCGGCGCGCCCGTGACCATGGGCTATGTCGATAGCGAACATGCGGCCCTCGACACGGCGTTGTTTGCCGTTGTCCGTGGCAAGCAAGTTGCCCTGAAAGTCAGCAAAATGCCTTTCGTGGCGCAGCGTTACTACCGTGGCTGA
- a CDS encoding RDD family protein produces the protein MSKPLLIPQGDFPAVGLGRRLAAMFYDFLLCTALLIVTAGAYKMIQMAIIGEARMRELTDAGALDGDPLLSTILVFALFGFFAKFWTHGGQTLGMQVWGVRVQNADGSAISLWQALLRFVVAIASWLCLGLGFIWSLFDQRKRSWHDIYSETQLVRLPKRKK, from the coding sequence ATGTCCAAGCCTTTGCTCATTCCCCAGGGTGATTTTCCAGCGGTCGGCCTGGGCCGTCGCCTGGCCGCGATGTTCTACGACTTCCTGCTGTGCACCGCCCTGCTGATCGTGACCGCCGGCGCCTACAAGATGATCCAGATGGCGATCATCGGCGAGGCGCGCATGCGCGAGCTGACCGACGCCGGGGCGCTGGATGGCGACCCGCTGCTGTCGACAATCCTGGTGTTCGCCCTGTTCGGTTTCTTCGCCAAGTTCTGGACCCATGGCGGCCAGACCCTGGGCATGCAGGTGTGGGGCGTGCGCGTGCAGAACGCCGATGGTAGCGCCATCAGCCTGTGGCAGGCGCTGCTGCGTTTCGTGGTGGCGATCGCCTCGTGGCTATGCCTGGGGCTGGGCTTCATCTGGTCGTTGTTCGACCAACGTAAACGCAGCTGGCATGACATCTACTCCGAGACCCAACTGGTACGCCTGCCCAAACGCAAGAAATAG
- the gcvP gene encoding aminomethyl-transferring glycine dehydrogenase, which yields MTINLGTANEFIARHIGPRAADEQAMLSSLGFDSLEAMTAAVIPDSIKGTSVLGSHDGQSEADALAALKAIAGKNQLFKSYIGQGYYNTHTPAPILRNLLENPAWYTAYTPYQPEISQGRLEALLNFQTLISDLTGLPIANASLLDEATAAAEAMTFCKRLSKNKASHAFFASSHCHPQTLDVLRTRAEPLGIEVVVGDERELGDVSAYFGALLQYPASNGDLFDYREVVQRFHGAGALVAVAADLLALTLLTAPGEFDADVAIGSAQRFGVPLGFGGPHAAYFATRDAYKRDMPGRLVGVSIDRFGKSALRLAMQTREQHIRREKATSNICTAQVLLANIASMYAVYHGPAGLKRIAERTHALTAILATGLTKLGIKVVTEAFFDTLTLATGSATAALHDKARAQGINLRQVDAAHLGLSLDETSSQADVQALWQLLSDGQAAPDFAALAATVAQRLPAKLLRQSAILEHPVFNRYHSETELMRYLRRLADKDLALDRSMIPLGSCTMKLNAASEMIPVTWAEFGNLHPFAPAEQSQGYLQMTSELEAMLCAATGYDAVSLQPNAGSQGEYAGLLAIRAYHRSRGDSHRDICLIPSSAHGTNPATAHMAGMRVVVTACDARGNVDIDDLRAKAIEHRERLAAIMITYPSTHGVFEEAIGEICAIIHDNGGQVYIDGANMNAMVGLCAPGKFGGDVSHLNLHKTFCIPHGGGGPGVGPIGVKAHLAPFLPGHAALENTTGAVCAAPFGSASILPITWMYIRMMGGAGLKRASQMAILNANYIARRLEEHYPVLYTGGNGLVAHECILDLRPLKDTSGISVDDVAKRLIDFGFHAPTMSFPVAGTLMIEPTESESKEELDRFCDAMIQIREEIRAVETGSLDKDDNPLKNAPHTAAELAGEWAHGYSREQAVYPLPSLVEGKYWPPVGRVDNVFGDRNLVCACPSIESYQDV from the coding sequence ATGACCATCAACCTCGGCACCGCCAACGAATTCATCGCCCGCCATATCGGCCCGCGCGCCGCCGATGAGCAGGCCATGCTCAGCAGCCTCGGCTTCGACTCGCTGGAGGCCATGACCGCCGCCGTCATCCCTGACAGCATCAAGGGCACCAGCGTGCTGGGCAGCCACGACGGCCAGAGCGAGGCCGACGCCCTCGCCGCGCTGAAAGCCATCGCCGGCAAGAACCAGCTGTTCAAGAGCTACATCGGCCAGGGCTACTACAACACCCACACGCCGGCGCCGATCCTGCGCAACCTCCTGGAAAACCCGGCCTGGTACACCGCCTATACCCCGTACCAGCCGGAGATCTCCCAGGGCCGCCTGGAAGCGCTTCTGAACTTCCAGACCCTGATCAGCGACCTCACCGGCCTGCCGATCGCCAACGCCTCGCTGCTCGACGAAGCCACCGCCGCCGCCGAGGCCATGACCTTCTGCAAGCGCCTGTCGAAGAACAAGGCCAGCCACGCCTTCTTCGCTTCCAGCCATTGCCACCCGCAAACCCTCGACGTACTGCGCACCCGTGCCGAGCCGCTGGGCATCGAGGTGGTGGTGGGCGACGAGCGTGAGCTAGGCGACGTCAGCGCCTACTTCGGCGCCTTGCTGCAATACCCGGCCAGCAACGGTGACCTGTTCGACTACCGCGAAGTGGTGCAGCGGTTCCACGGCGCGGGCGCCCTGGTGGCCGTGGCCGCCGACCTGCTGGCCCTGACCCTGCTCACTGCGCCGGGCGAGTTCGACGCCGACGTGGCCATCGGCAGCGCCCAGCGCTTCGGCGTGCCGCTGGGCTTCGGTGGCCCGCACGCGGCCTACTTCGCCACCCGCGATGCGTACAAGCGCGACATGCCGGGCCGCCTGGTCGGCGTGTCGATCGACCGCTTCGGCAAGAGCGCCCTGCGCCTGGCCATGCAGACCCGCGAACAGCACATCCGCCGCGAGAAGGCCACCAGCAACATCTGCACCGCCCAGGTGCTGCTGGCCAACATCGCCAGCATGTACGCCGTGTACCACGGCCCGGCGGGCCTCAAGCGCATCGCCGAGCGCACCCACGCGCTGACCGCGATCCTCGCCACTGGCCTGACCAAGCTGGGCATCAAGGTGGTCACCGAGGCGTTCTTCGACACCCTGACCCTGGCCACCGGCAGTGCCACCGCCGCCCTGCACGACAAGGCCCGTGCCCAGGGCATCAACCTGCGCCAGGTCGACGCCGCCCACCTGGGCCTGTCGCTGGACGAAACCAGCAGCCAGGCCGATGTCCAGGCCCTGTGGCAGTTGCTCAGCGATGGCCAGGCAGCCCCGGACTTCGCCGCCCTGGCCGCCACCGTCGCCCAGCGCCTGCCGGCCAAGCTGCTGCGCCAGTCGGCCATCCTCGAGCACCCGGTGTTCAACCGCTACCACAGCGAAACCGAGCTGATGCGCTACCTGCGCCGCCTGGCCGACAAGGACCTGGCGCTGGACCGCAGCATGATCCCGCTGGGCTCGTGCACCATGAAGCTCAACGCCGCCAGCGAGATGATCCCGGTGACCTGGGCCGAGTTCGGCAACCTGCACCCGTTCGCCCCGGCCGAGCAGAGCCAGGGCTACCTGCAGATGACCAGCGAGCTGGAGGCCATGCTCTGCGCCGCCACCGGCTACGACGCCGTGTCGCTGCAGCCCAACGCCGGTTCCCAGGGCGAGTACGCAGGCCTGCTGGCGATCCGCGCCTACCACCGCAGCCGTGGCGACAGCCACCGCGACATCTGCCTGATCCCATCCTCGGCCCACGGCACCAACCCGGCGACCGCGCACATGGCCGGCATGCGCGTGGTGGTCACCGCCTGCGACGCCCGCGGCAACGTCGACATCGACGACCTGCGCGCCAAGGCCATCGAGCACCGCGAACGCCTGGCCGCGATCATGATCACCTACCCCTCGACCCATGGCGTGTTCGAGGAAGCCATCGGCGAGATCTGCGCGATCATCCACGACAACGGCGGCCAGGTGTACATCGACGGCGCCAACATGAACGCCATGGTCGGCCTGTGCGCCCCGGGCAAGTTCGGCGGCGACGTTTCGCACCTGAACCTGCACAAGACCTTCTGCATTCCCCACGGCGGTGGTGGCCCAGGCGTCGGCCCGATCGGCGTCAAGGCGCACCTGGCGCCGTTCCTGCCTGGCCACGCGGCGCTGGAGAACACCACAGGCGCCGTGTGCGCCGCGCCGTTCGGCAGCGCGAGCATTCTGCCGATCACCTGGATGTACATTCGCATGATGGGTGGCGCCGGCCTCAAGCGCGCCTCGCAGATGGCGATCCTCAACGCCAACTACATCGCCCGTCGCCTGGAAGAGCACTATCCTGTGCTGTACACCGGTGGCAACGGCCTGGTGGCGCATGAGTGCATCCTCGACCTGCGCCCGCTCAAGGACACCAGCGGCATCAGCGTCGACGACGTCGCCAAGCGCCTGATCGACTTCGGTTTCCACGCCCCGACCATGTCCTTCCCGGTGGCCGGCACGCTGATGATCGAACCGACCGAGAGCGAGTCCAAGGAGGAACTGGACCGTTTCTGCGATGCCATGATCCAGATCCGCGAGGAGATCCGTGCGGTGGAGACTGGCAGCCTGGACAAGGACGACAACCCGCTGAAGAACGCCCCGCACACCGCGGCGGAACTGGCCGGCGAATGGGCCCACGGTTACAGCCGCGAGCAGGCGGTCTACCCGCTGCCGAGCCTGGTGGAAGGCAAGTACTGGCCACCGGTGGGCCGGGTCGACAACGTGTTCGGCGACCGCAACCTGGTCTGCGCCTGCCCGTCGATCGAGAGCTATCAGGACGTCTGA
- a CDS encoding L-serine ammonia-lyase: MSLSVFDLFKIGIGPSSSHTVGPMRAAARFAEGLRRDGLLASTASVKAELYGSLGATGKGHGSDKAVLLGLEGEHPDSVDTEAIPARLQAIRDSGRLSLLGEHAIAFVEKQHLAMIRKPLDYHPNGMIFRAFDAAGLQIRSREYYSVGGGFVVDEEAAGHDRIVEDSTVLAYPFKTARELLAHCTTQQLSFSQVMLANEAAWRPEAETRAGLLRIWQVMQDCVEAGCRHEGILPGGLKVKRRAPALYRQLSRHPEASLRDALSVLDWVNLYALAVNEENAYGGRVVTAPTNGAAGIVPAVLHYYMRFVPGASEDGVVRFLLTAAAIGILYKENASISGAEVGCQGEVGVACSMAAGALCEVMGGTAQQVENAAEIGMEHNLGLTCDPIGGLVQVPCIERNAMGSVKAINAVRMALRGDGQHYVSLDKVIRTMRQTGADMKSKYKETARGGLAVNIIEC; encoded by the coding sequence ATGTCCCTGAGCGTCTTCGACCTGTTCAAGATCGGCATCGGCCCCTCCAGCTCGCACACGGTCGGGCCGATGCGCGCCGCCGCGCGCTTCGCCGAAGGCCTGCGCCGCGATGGCCTGCTGGCCAGCACGGCCAGCGTCAAGGCCGAGCTGTATGGCTCGCTCGGCGCTACCGGCAAGGGTCACGGCAGCGACAAGGCGGTGCTGCTCGGCCTGGAGGGCGAACACCCCGACAGCGTCGACACCGAAGCCATTCCCGCGCGCCTGCAGGCCATTCGCGACAGCGGCCGGCTCAGCCTGCTCGGTGAGCACGCCATCGCCTTCGTCGAAAAACAGCACCTGGCAATGATCCGCAAGCCGCTGGACTATCACCCCAACGGCATGATCTTTCGTGCCTTCGACGCCGCCGGCCTGCAGATCCGCAGCCGCGAGTACTATTCAGTGGGCGGCGGTTTCGTGGTCGACGAAGAGGCCGCGGGCCATGACCGCATCGTCGAGGACAGCACCGTGCTGGCCTACCCGTTCAAGACCGCCAGGGAGCTGCTGGCCCATTGCACCACGCAACAGCTGTCGTTCAGCCAGGTGATGCTGGCCAACGAAGCCGCCTGGCGCCCCGAAGCCGAGACCCGCGCCGGCCTGCTGCGCATCTGGCAGGTGATGCAGGACTGCGTCGAGGCCGGTTGCCGGCACGAAGGCATCCTGCCCGGTGGGCTGAAGGTCAAGCGCCGCGCCCCGGCGTTGTACCGCCAGCTCAGCCGCCACCCGGAAGCCAGCCTGCGCGATGCGCTGTCGGTGCTCGACTGGGTCAACCTCTATGCCCTGGCGGTGAACGAGGAAAACGCCTACGGCGGCCGCGTGGTCACCGCGCCGACCAACGGCGCGGCGGGCATCGTGCCGGCGGTGCTGCACTACTACATGCGCTTCGTCCCCGGCGCCAGCGAGGACGGCGTGGTGCGCTTCCTGCTCACCGCTGCGGCCATCGGCATCCTCTACAAGGAAAACGCCTCGATCTCCGGCGCCGAGGTCGGCTGCCAGGGCGAGGTCGGCGTGGCCTGCTCGATGGCCGCAGGCGCCCTGTGCGAAGTGATGGGCGGCACCGCGCAACAGGTCGAGAACGCCGCCGAGATCGGCATGGAACACAACCTGGGCCTGACCTGCGACCCCATCGGCGGGCTGGTCCAGGTGCCCTGCATCGAGCGCAACGCCATGGGCTCGGTGAAGGCGATCAACGCGGTGCGCATGGCCCTGCGCGGCGACGGGCAGCACTACGTGTCCCTCGACAAGGTCATCCGCACCATGCGCCAGACCGGCGCCGACATGAAAAGCAAATACAAGGAGACCGCCCGCGGCGGTCTGGCCGTCAACATCATCGAATGTTGA
- a CDS encoding cold-shock protein, translating to MAERQNGTVKWFNDEKGYGFITPESGADLFVHFRAIQGNGFKSLKEGQKVTFVAVQGQKGMQADEVQVAE from the coding sequence ATGGCTGAGCGTCAGAACGGTACCGTCAAGTGGTTCAATGACGAGAAAGGTTACGGCTTCATCACCCCAGAAAGCGGTGCTGATCTGTTTGTTCACTTCCGCGCCATTCAGGGCAACGGCTTCAAGAGCCTGAAAGAAGGCCAGAAAGTCACCTTCGTTGCAGTGCAGGGCCAGAAAGGCATGCAGGCTGACGAAGTTCAAGTCGCTGAATAA